Within Candidatus Binatia bacterium, the genomic segment ATGGCGAATCGCTGGCTTTTCAAGACCGAGCCCTCGACCTATTCATTTCAGCAATTGCAAAAAGACCGGAAGACCGTGTGGGACGGCGTCAAGAATAATCTCGCGCTCAAGCACCTGGCGGGAATCAAGAAGGGCGATTCGATTTTCATCTATCACACGGGCGACGAGAAGGCGGTGGTCGGCGAGGCCCAGGCGCTGAGCGAGGCCTATCCCGACCCGGCGAAGAAAGATCCCAAGCTCCTGGTCATCGAGATCGAAACCGGGAAGGCGCTGCCGCGCCCCGTCACGCTCGCGGAAATAAAAGCCAACCCCAAATTGAAAAGCTTCGACCTCGTCCGCCTGCCGCGCCTCTCCGTGATGCCCGTCAGCGAAGAGCAGTGGAAGATCATCGAGGAGATGGCGTTGCGGCCGGCGCCACGAATATAACGATGAAGACGAAAAATACCCCTTTGCGTCGCCTAAGCCGTTGTCTGATCCTGCTCATCCTTCTTGACGCCCCGGCTTGGGGCCAAGAGAAAAAGTTGACGCTGATCTCCTATCCCGCCAGACCTCCCAAAGTCCCTCTATGGCTCGCGCTGGAAGAGGGGTTGTTCGCCAAACACGGGCTCAG encodes:
- a CDS encoding EVE domain-containing protein — translated: MANRWLFKTEPSTYSFQQLQKDRKTVWDGVKNNLALKHLAGIKKGDSIFIYHTGDEKAVVGEAQALSEAYPDPAKKDPKLLVIEIETGKALPRPVTLAEIKANPKLKSFDLVRLPRLSVMPVSEEQWKIIEEMALRPAPRI